Proteins encoded together in one Peribacillus asahii window:
- a CDS encoding endonuclease NucS domain-containing protein, which produces MHILSEKEFEDILVLHPELIEDNLTLIKRQGQLQEKRTDLMFKDKLNNLLLVELKRDRIEEENIHQIMGYIRRLKALNHLNVRGMLIGQSVPLEIQEICRKFNIEWKEIKNKQLYDYLSTNNIEMYNNIFIKEKIHLEAKKVKTLSFQDYLDETSPLRVPYSSYQFFLPQDASPELSKDNHKNQLIADEFIKLIQSSVFHRTLFNGAIVLKRLETKPRWVEKNKGDWKGYIFDYILHSEDYSKGIPCELYLGQAGYRGNKPTYADGRSRFMAIDIGNSKNKASTQYGFHKYLRVDNRALLPFYELKFSAGGLPKQYWDEIYKQLDKFSYKIQDSPNSNKIKCVYIGDIKLESENILEEIDNLIEVIFAVTIVKAHYKKNGFPFSIFI; this is translated from the coding sequence TTGCACATTTTATCTGAAAAAGAATTTGAGGATATTTTAGTCCTCCATCCCGAATTAATCGAAGACAACTTGACACTAATTAAACGACAAGGACAACTACAAGAAAAAAGAACCGATTTAATGTTCAAAGACAAATTAAATAACTTATTATTAGTAGAATTAAAAAGGGACAGAATTGAAGAGGAAAATATACATCAAATAATGGGGTACATTAGGCGACTAAAAGCATTAAATCACCTAAATGTTCGAGGAATGTTAATTGGACAATCTGTTCCACTCGAGATACAAGAAATTTGTAGAAAATTTAATATCGAATGGAAAGAAATTAAAAATAAACAACTCTATGACTATCTGTCAACGAATAATATAGAGATGTATAATAATATCTTTATTAAAGAGAAAATACACTTGGAAGCGAAAAAAGTTAAAACGCTAAGTTTTCAAGACTATTTAGATGAAACATCTCCATTACGTGTTCCATATTCTAGTTATCAATTTTTCCTCCCTCAAGATGCAAGTCCTGAATTAAGCAAAGATAATCATAAGAATCAGCTTATAGCAGATGAATTTATTAAGTTAATTCAATCATCTGTTTTTCATAGAACCCTTTTTAATGGTGCAATCGTGTTAAAAAGATTAGAAACTAAACCAAGGTGGGTGGAGAAGAATAAGGGAGATTGGAAAGGTTACATCTTCGATTATATTCTTCATTCAGAAGATTATTCAAAAGGAATACCATGTGAACTTTATTTAGGACAAGCTGGTTATCGTGGGAATAAACCAACTTATGCTGATGGAAGGTCACGTTTCATGGCAATAGACATTGGTAATTCTAAAAATAAAGCATCTACACAATATGGTTTCCATAAGTATTTAAGAGTTGATAACCGAGCTTTGTTACCTTTCTATGAACTAAAGTTCTCTGCTGGAGGATTACCAAAACAGTATTGGGATGAAATATATAAGCAACTTGATAAATTCAGCTACAAGATACAAGATAGTCCAAATAGTAATAAAATAAAGTGTGTTTATATTGGAGATATAAAGCTTGAAAGTGAAAATATTTTAGAGGAGATTGATAACCTTATTGAAGTGATTTTTGCAGTAACTATAGTTAAAGCTCACTACAAAAAAAACGGGTTTCCTTTCTCTATCTTCATCTAA
- a CDS encoding GNAT family N-acetyltransferase — protein sequence MVKIRKAFSDEVEMIRQQRIEAYEEHAQSIPEGHWEALKKSIASNADEQKDVELLVAELDGAVVGSVALFPAKSDAYKGLVDMLDYPEIRMLAVTPQSRGRGVAEALIKECIRRTKAKGLQFIGLHTADFMKSAMRLYERMGFVRMPQFDFQPADDGIIVKAYRLSIE from the coding sequence ATGGTAAAAATTCGTAAGGCTTTCAGTGATGAAGTAGAAATGATTCGACAGCAAAGAATAGAGGCATATGAAGAACATGCACAGAGCATCCCAGAAGGACATTGGGAGGCTCTAAAGAAATCTATCGCGTCAAATGCCGATGAACAGAAGGATGTTGAACTTCTAGTTGCTGAATTAGATGGGGCAGTGGTAGGCAGTGTTGCTCTGTTTCCTGCGAAATCAGATGCCTATAAAGGACTTGTTGATATGTTAGATTACCCTGAAATAAGAATGCTGGCAGTCACACCACAGTCAAGAGGAAGAGGTGTTGCTGAGGCATTAATAAAAGAATGTATTCGTCGAACAAAAGCAAAAGGCTTACAGTTCATCGGTTTACATACGGCAGACTTTATGAAATCTGCTATGCGATTGTATGAACGTATGGGCTTTGTACGAATGCCGCAATTTGACTTTCAACCCGCTGATGACGGAATTATTGTAAAGGCATATCGATTATCTATTGAATGA
- a CDS encoding HNH endonuclease — translation MNITMDLSEIFLYLELMKKEKKKTSLDELNLMVYFLEDYDQIKEFKNKLEELKLKVPKKFYTEVLIHFIEDYEDCVTLKNMILPNRDKRRTRKEDIGIIFRHQIMLCKSKEEATNIQNEAKEYGVEVSERWVNRFDSLDSIKIEQIEWKKTRRSDKDNRFTEIYEQFCKMKIQYFESISLKQLKQTLLEQQATGKNTRKIAQISVFNRSVYIKEFAKRVANGVCQLCDKEAPFLDKQGNPFLEVHHIHYLSKGGSDTIDNVVALCPNCHRKIHQLELEEDIKKLSKKHWII, via the coding sequence TTGAATATTACGATGGATTTATCTGAAATTTTCTTGTACTTAGAACTAATGAAAAAAGAAAAGAAAAAAACTTCGCTAGATGAATTGAATCTGATGGTATACTTCCTTGAAGATTACGACCAAATAAAAGAGTTTAAAAATAAATTAGAAGAACTTAAGTTAAAAGTACCTAAAAAATTTTATACTGAGGTCTTAATACACTTTATCGAGGATTATGAAGATTGTGTTACCTTAAAGAACATGATTCTGCCCAATAGAGACAAAAGAAGAACAAGAAAAGAAGATATAGGTATTATATTCAGACATCAAATTATGCTGTGTAAATCCAAAGAGGAAGCAACAAACATACAGAATGAAGCAAAAGAATATGGTGTAGAAGTGTCGGAAAGGTGGGTTAATAGATTTGATTCTCTCGATAGTATAAAGATTGAACAGATAGAATGGAAAAAAACTAGAAGGTCTGATAAAGATAATCGATTTACTGAAATTTATGAACAATTTTGTAAAATGAAAATTCAATATTTTGAGAGTATCTCGTTAAAACAATTGAAGCAGACCTTGCTAGAACAGCAGGCGACAGGGAAGAATACTCGGAAGATAGCACAAATATCTGTTTTTAATAGGAGCGTATACATTAAAGAGTTTGCAAAACGGGTAGCAAATGGGGTTTGTCAGTTATGTGACAAAGAAGCACCATTTTTGGATAAACAGGGAAATCCATTTTTAGAAGTTCATCATATTCATTACTTATCCAAAGGTGGAAGTGATACTATTGATAATGTAGTGGCACTCTGTCCGAACTGCCACAGAAAAATTCATCAATTAGAGTTAGAAGAAGATATTAAAAAGCTTTCAAAAAAGCATTGGATAATATGA
- a CDS encoding protein NO VEIN domain-containing protein, whose amino-acid sequence MNYAVITENDESKWDDQTGILYHFPARYKNKLKTGTKVIYYKGTMTDKKYLSKRLSKKPHYFGIAQIGDIFPDEDNKNQYFAEIEDYIPFIGPIEFKDNNNNYLEEVTRSNHWRDGVREITENTYIKIVQLASFDIKCSFNKDVEVIINEESLPNLESVNPELAHNLLEEKAINNKDVNNTRKKDTKGNRYSNNAKKIGDRAEEVVLKYLRKENMSNIRWVASEGEKPGYDICCQNHEGIEIYIEVKGTTTSKFSEFIITNNELQTSEKLGERFYIYFVTNCLSKNPKIQFIQNPYKKINSNDWGIVPISYKVFLK is encoded by the coding sequence ATGAATTACGCGGTAATAACTGAAAATGATGAATCAAAATGGGATGACCAAACAGGAATATTGTATCATTTTCCAGCTAGGTATAAAAATAAGCTGAAAACAGGCACAAAAGTAATATATTACAAAGGAACGATGACTGATAAAAAATATCTATCTAAGCGATTATCAAAAAAACCGCATTATTTTGGAATAGCTCAGATAGGTGATATTTTTCCAGATGAAGATAATAAAAATCAGTATTTTGCGGAAATAGAGGATTATATACCTTTTATAGGGCCTATAGAGTTTAAGGACAACAATAATAATTATCTTGAAGAAGTTACTAGAAGTAATCATTGGAGAGATGGCGTTAGAGAAATAACAGAAAATACATATATAAAAATAGTTCAACTAGCTAGCTTTGATATTAAGTGTTCATTTAATAAAGATGTTGAAGTGATTATTAATGAAGAGAGTTTACCGAACTTGGAGTCTGTAAATCCAGAACTAGCCCATAATTTATTAGAGGAAAAAGCAATAAATAATAAGGATGTAAATAATACACGCAAAAAAGATACAAAGGGTAACCGATACTCAAATAATGCTAAGAAAATAGGAGACAGAGCAGAGGAAGTAGTATTAAAATATCTAAGGAAAGAAAATATGAGTAACATTAGGTGGGTTGCAAGTGAAGGTGAAAAACCAGGTTATGATATATGTTGCCAGAATCATGAAGGGATAGAAATATATATTGAGGTAAAAGGAACAACTACTAGTAAGTTTAGTGAATTTATTATTACGAATAATGAGTTACAGACCTCAGAAAAATTAGGGGAAAGATTTTATATATATTTTGTCACTAATTGTTTAAGTAAAAACCCAAAAATCCAATTCATACAAAATCCATATAAAAAAATAAATTCAAATGATTGGGGAATCGTACCTATATCATATAAAGTATTTCTTAAATAA
- a CDS encoding nuclease-related domain-containing protein: protein MLSKILKNFLKENSTEQVSVASNNEIIKKKSNITPARIGELGEYKINIQLDQLPNNIKYLSDVLIPNTHAKSGYSQIDHVIFTPYAIFVVETKNYTGTIYGDRSRAKWSINGKFPMMNPFNQNYGHIQALQSVLKTVEMSQFVSMVSFTKRCTFKVNEELRKIQSNDLIVYDTELSEYITRKLNVLKLQKQSLTFSDDDILHMYNALEKNNITDEGIRKKHVELLKGKINIETSNGGQTKVATCRICGKVVSEKVKFFCLSNKEQFKGNIYCYEHQKLHR from the coding sequence ATGCTATCAAAAATTCTTAAAAATTTTTTAAAAGAAAATTCAACGGAACAGGTCTCAGTTGCTTCGAATAATGAAATCATAAAGAAAAAATCTAATATCACTCCTGCAAGAATTGGTGAACTGGGTGAATATAAAATAAATATACAGCTTGACCAACTACCTAATAATATTAAATATCTTAGTGATGTATTAATTCCTAATACTCATGCTAAGTCTGGTTATTCCCAGATTGACCACGTCATCTTTACTCCTTATGCGATTTTTGTTGTGGAGACTAAAAATTACACTGGAACTATATATGGTGATAGAAGTAGAGCAAAGTGGAGCATTAATGGGAAATTTCCAATGATGAATCCATTTAATCAGAATTATGGTCACATACAAGCTTTGCAGTCAGTTCTTAAAACGGTTGAAATGTCACAATTTGTTTCAATGGTGTCTTTTACTAAAAGATGCACATTTAAAGTCAATGAGGAACTAAGAAAAATACAATCTAATGATTTGATTGTGTATGATACGGAATTATCGGAATACATAACAAGGAAGCTCAATGTCTTAAAGCTACAGAAGCAATCACTGACATTTTCAGATGATGATATTTTACATATGTATAATGCACTAGAGAAAAATAACATAACAGACGAAGGTATAAGGAAAAAACATGTTGAGTTATTAAAAGGGAAGATAAATATTGAAACCTCTAATGGAGGTCAAACTAAAGTAGCAACCTGTAGGATTTGTGGAAAAGTGGTATCAGAAAAGGTTAAGTTCTTCTGTTTATCAAATAAGGAGCAGTTTAAAGGAAATATCTATTGTTATGAACATCAGAAACTTCATCGCTAA
- a CDS encoding helix-turn-helix domain-containing protein, which produces MKITSFGEELKSLRKHVGIPSKVLSQKVGKAVTYVSQLERNIIKNPSYSTCLQILMELGLTEEDAKKMLNYYDIRSKEEKQADLELGIQLDKELSLKINSNYYSKKFEEVERKKQLFLQLADKQLETLGQFDYSRADIIISNFIELFQSEEKSDFLFSLFENNFSKLDYSEMQLILSTVDKDYKKIMNKKFIKAMEEEK; this is translated from the coding sequence ATGAAGATAACTAGTTTTGGCGAGGAATTAAAAAGTTTAAGAAAACATGTAGGTATTCCATCTAAGGTTTTATCACAAAAGGTTGGAAAAGCCGTAACTTACGTTTCTCAGTTAGAAAGGAACATAATAAAAAACCCTTCTTATTCAACTTGTCTACAGATATTAATGGAACTGGGTCTTACTGAAGAAGATGCAAAAAAAATGCTCAATTATTATGATATTAGGTCAAAGGAAGAAAAGCAGGCTGATTTAGAATTAGGTATACAGCTAGATAAAGAACTTTCATTGAAAATCAATTCTAATTATTACAGTAAAAAGTTTGAAGAAGTCGAAAGAAAAAAGCAGTTATTTCTACAATTAGCTGATAAACAATTAGAAACTCTTGGTCAATTTGATTATTCACGGGCAGATATTATTATTAGTAATTTTATAGAGCTATTTCAAAGTGAAGAAAAGTCTGACTTTCTCTTTTCGCTTTTTGAAAACAATTTTTCTAAATTAGATTATTCAGAAATGCAATTAATACTTTCAACAGTCGATAAAGATTACAAAAAAATAATGAATAAAAAATTTATTAAAGCGATGGAAGAAGAGAAATAA
- a CDS encoding site-specific integrase — protein MKGSIKKDKKTGKYFYVIDMGIDQLTGKRTQKKKRGFNTKKEAEHALSEFLNDVRLGNYIEPDKITLGAFIQDWLKEMKLNVAVSTYQNYISFFKCHINPRLGHFRIQKIEPLIVQRFIYDLVEETVLSPNTIKKIIDMLKVIFKKTVSLKLVKENPVLNVTLPKRSDNEMTAWETEQVEHFMQHSKKHRFYTVYLIALLTGMRKGEILGLRWKDIDFEQKIIYIRQIYDINAKQVKVGAKTSAGVRSIHIPDVLIEQLKKERIIVVGHKLKQGQNFNDYDLVVCTRYGNPLDSATLSKRLKAQAIKLGLPTIRFHDLRHTHVTMLIKQNVNVKVISERVGHTSIQITLDKYSHVLPSMQKHVADELDNLFKAKEM, from the coding sequence GTGAAAGGTAGTATCAAGAAAGATAAGAAAACAGGTAAGTATTTTTATGTAATCGATATGGGTATTGACCAATTAACAGGGAAACGAACACAAAAAAAGAAAAGAGGCTTCAATACTAAGAAGGAAGCGGAGCATGCTCTTAGTGAATTTCTAAATGATGTTAGGTTGGGGAATTATATTGAACCAGATAAAATTACATTAGGTGCTTTTATTCAAGACTGGTTAAAGGAAATGAAATTGAATGTAGCGGTTAGTACCTATCAAAACTATATTAGTTTTTTTAAGTGTCATATCAATCCAAGACTAGGTCATTTTAGAATACAAAAAATTGAGCCTTTGATAGTCCAAAGATTTATTTATGATTTGGTTGAAGAAACGGTTTTAAGTCCTAATACGATAAAGAAAATCATTGATATGTTAAAGGTGATTTTTAAAAAGACTGTGAGTTTAAAACTTGTAAAAGAAAATCCAGTTTTAAATGTTACATTGCCAAAGCGAAGCGATAATGAAATGACTGCTTGGGAGACGGAACAGGTCGAACATTTTATGCAACATTCAAAGAAACATCGATTTTATACAGTCTATCTAATCGCTCTATTAACAGGGATGAGGAAAGGTGAAATATTAGGTTTGCGTTGGAAGGATATTGATTTTGAACAAAAAATCATTTATATCAGACAAATATATGATATCAACGCAAAGCAGGTCAAAGTCGGTGCTAAAACAAGTGCTGGTGTCCGTTCAATTCATATCCCTGACGTGTTAATAGAACAACTGAAAAAGGAGAGAATCATTGTTGTAGGACATAAGTTGAAGCAAGGTCAAAACTTCAACGATTATGATTTAGTTGTTTGTACACGTTATGGTAATCCGCTCGACTCAGCTACTCTTTCCAAACGGCTTAAAGCTCAGGCTATAAAGCTAGGGTTACCTACAATCCGTTTTCATGATTTAAGACATACACATGTAACCATGTTAATCAAACAAAATGTGAATGTAAAGGTCATCTCGGAGCGGGTTGGACATACCTCAATCCAAATTACATTAGATAAATATAGCCACGTGCTTCCAAGTATGCAGAAGCACGTAGCTGATGAACTTGATAATTTGTTCAAAGCTAAAGAAATGTGA
- a CDS encoding HNH endonuclease, whose protein sequence is MATANQRQLEIQFHKDMLNIYENARKIGYNASRFKQMVANQGGLNVAKKFISSNSPSDGFTSLLLLGRLDLTVEALVLEEAYQSLFSEEERQAVLDRLKEYGFEIKNEIVEEGMVTTSTATVPAIRLLPMSETDPEFAEQTIESLQEWFVNELPNREYNFKKGMNAESGTLVLFQYKGHVIASAILEEKIMYTEGNEGGYRGAYYFTPSSIAVFSPITPEEMRNIWTQFKGFNQSLQKLDVKQYELLYQLLLRKNIRYVLDGDTDEEFFQKQIEYINTDGSERVVDEPKEIIKGTQGITQKNKWKRNALVSKKAIVFAEYKCEYDNSHLFFKSSTTGENYVEAHHLIPIEFQERFENSLDVEANIISLCPLCHKTVHHATTKEIEPIIRELYSKRSGRLNKCNISLEFEQLIEMYH, encoded by the coding sequence ATGGCAACTGCCAATCAAAGACAGTTAGAAATTCAATTTCATAAGGATATGTTAAATATTTATGAGAACGCAAGAAAGATAGGTTATAATGCTTCAAGGTTTAAGCAAATGGTTGCTAATCAAGGTGGACTAAATGTTGCTAAGAAGTTCATTAGTAGCAACAGTCCCTCTGATGGATTTACAAGCTTATTGCTATTGGGGAGATTAGATTTAACAGTGGAAGCATTAGTTCTTGAGGAAGCATATCAATCACTTTTTAGTGAAGAAGAAAGACAGGCTGTATTAGATAGATTAAAAGAATATGGATTTGAAATTAAAAATGAAATAGTAGAAGAGGGTATGGTTACTACCTCTACAGCAACTGTGCCTGCTATTAGACTGCTACCAATGTCAGAAACTGACCCAGAGTTTGCAGAGCAAACTATAGAAAGTTTACAAGAATGGTTTGTAAATGAACTACCTAATAGAGAATATAATTTTAAAAAAGGAATGAATGCGGAGTCTGGAACACTAGTTTTATTTCAATATAAAGGGCATGTTATTGCTTCTGCTATTCTTGAAGAAAAGATAATGTATACAGAAGGTAATGAAGGGGGATACAGAGGAGCGTATTATTTTACTCCTTCATCTATAGCTGTTTTTAGCCCTATTACTCCTGAGGAAATGAGAAATATTTGGACTCAATTCAAAGGGTTTAATCAATCTTTACAAAAATTAGATGTAAAACAATATGAATTATTATATCAACTCTTATTAAGGAAAAATATTAGATATGTACTTGATGGGGATACAGATGAGGAATTTTTTCAAAAACAAATTGAGTATATAAATACGGATGGTTCAGAGAGAGTAGTGGATGAGCCTAAAGAAATAATAAAAGGCACCCAGGGAATAACACAAAAAAATAAATGGAAAAGAAATGCTCTTGTGTCTAAAAAGGCTATAGTGTTTGCCGAATATAAGTGTGAATATGATAATTCACATTTGTTTTTTAAATCATCCACAACAGGAGAAAATTATGTTGAAGCTCATCATTTAATTCCTATAGAGTTCCAAGAACGATTTGAGAATAGTTTAGATGTTGAAGCTAATATTATTTCATTATGTCCTCTTTGTCATAAAACAGTACATCATGCCACAACAAAAGAAATAGAGCCAATAATTCGAGAGTTATATTCAAAAAGAAGTGGCAGGTTAAACAAATGTAACATTAGTTTAGAGTTTGAACAGTTAATCGAAATGTACCATTAA
- a CDS encoding recombinase family protein — MKYGYGRVSSAGQNLTAQIKQLQEAGCDTIFKEKVSGRKKENRGQFNLLLETVREGDTIVVTKLDRFARSTKDALNTIEYLNSLGVSLIVLNMGGDKIDTGTAIGKLMITVLSGIAEFEADMIKERKLEGIEEAKQRGVYKGRPKKYTEKNKGLQHAMELFNNRNTNKLTVNEIADITRISRATLYRSVKEMRNID, encoded by the coding sequence ATAAAATATGGTTATGGACGTGTTTCGTCAGCAGGTCAAAATTTAACTGCTCAAATTAAACAACTACAAGAAGCGGGGTGTGACACCATCTTTAAAGAGAAGGTCAGTGGAAGAAAGAAAGAAAACAGGGGGCAATTTAACTTACTCCTTGAAACAGTCCGTGAAGGTGATACCATTGTTGTTACGAAGTTAGACAGGTTTGCTAGAAGCACAAAGGATGCTCTAAACACCATTGAATATTTAAATAGTTTAGGTGTTTCCCTTATTGTCTTGAACATGGGTGGAGATAAGATTGATACAGGGACAGCGATTGGTAAGTTAATGATTACTGTCCTATCTGGTATAGCCGAATTTGAAGCAGACATGATTAAAGAAAGAAAATTGGAAGGTATTGAAGAAGCCAAACAAAGAGGTGTTTATAAAGGAAGACCTAAGAAGTACACAGAGAAGAATAAAGGATTACAACATGCAATGGAGTTATTTAATAATAGAAACACAAATAAGCTGACAGTTAATGAAATCGCAGATATAACTAGGATAAGCAGGGCTACTCTTTATAGGTCAGTCAAAGAAATGAGAAATATAGATTAA
- a CDS encoding HNH endonuclease, whose amino-acid sequence MCAKKVNEDLIEDKKQEVLNSLNSIFSVTYVSGTNNQYQTKYVISKRFKSTYKKIHGKGAERNRDVNWKDDPRVWINIHTTYKKDGSEGLLIQIKCKCFEWLGGRSNNKKKFADKWGFPTNNKNIEYKVCHGKILNLWVMNKEILTFNPSQDYFSYFLEEAYKVYELNSLEYRIENLDDTTLLIAETNKDVHLQEEMEDYLYQKEVQESVGWGKRGEIVDVPVEKPLRSDKTTSETYKRNGQIGKIAIVYADFLCEVDDNHKDFTSNVTGRNYVEAHHLIPMEYQDSFDYSIDVEANIVSLCVSCHKKLHHAIFEEKEHILKQLYNNRKARLKRCRINITEEILLNYYK is encoded by the coding sequence ATGTGTGCTAAAAAAGTAAATGAAGACTTAATTGAAGATAAAAAGCAGGAAGTATTAAATTCTTTAAATAGCATTTTTTCAGTTACTTATGTAAGCGGAACTAATAATCAATATCAAACGAAATATGTTATTTCGAAGAGATTTAAAAGCACGTACAAAAAGATTCATGGAAAAGGTGCAGAAAGAAATAGAGATGTCAATTGGAAAGATGACCCTAGAGTATGGATTAATATTCATACAACATATAAAAAGGATGGTTCTGAAGGGTTACTAATACAAATTAAATGTAAATGTTTCGAATGGTTGGGTGGAAGGAGTAATAACAAAAAGAAATTTGCAGATAAATGGGGGTTTCCTACCAATAATAAGAATATAGAGTATAAAGTGTGCCATGGTAAAATATTAAACTTATGGGTTATGAACAAGGAGATATTAACTTTTAATCCATCGCAAGATTACTTCAGTTATTTTCTAGAAGAAGCTTACAAAGTATATGAGTTAAATAGCTTAGAATATAGAATAGAAAATTTAGATGATACTACACTCCTAATTGCGGAAACAAATAAGGATGTCCATTTACAAGAGGAGATGGAAGATTATCTTTATCAAAAAGAAGTGCAAGAATCAGTAGGATGGGGCAAAAGAGGAGAAATTGTTGATGTACCAGTAGAAAAACCATTAAGGAGTGATAAAACAACCTCTGAAACGTATAAGAGAAATGGGCAAATAGGTAAAATTGCGATAGTGTATGCTGATTTCCTTTGTGAGGTTGATGATAATCACAAAGACTTCACTTCTAACGTTACAGGTAGGAACTATGTTGAAGCACATCATCTAATACCTATGGAATATCAAGATAGTTTCGATTATAGCATTGATGTTGAAGCAAATATAGTAAGCTTATGTGTGTCCTGTCATAAGAAATTACATCATGCAATATTTGAAGAAAAAGAACATATCCTAAAACAACTTTATAATAATAGGAAAGCAAGACTAAAGAGATGTAGAATTAATATTACAGAGGAAATTTTATTAAATTATTATAAGTAA
- a CDS encoding mitofilin family membrane protein, translating to MSFWDGISILAFLITLVLLIIGIVFLFMKNGKANKIFKLLGIVFAVAIGSLILSGDNGFWYSTFILAFLATVILLIVGIVYLFMKNGKAKKVFKTSGIVFAVTIVSFILTIAFADNTATQTASNTTQKEEPNQDVKAEEAKKEAEAKKAEEAKKEAEAKKAEEAKKEAEAKKKAEEAKKEAEAKKAEEAKKEAEAKKKAEEAKKEAEAKKKAEEAKKEAEAKKKAEEAEKISEVTEKNQTIFDNDWETFKSNWYNSMNSVDGNISVIRDLEEEQSGFNIRHDGQLRKSLFISANTDENTDKIVYAVVIGAIVENNTDINGLVLLASTNLIKITDPSLTLEKRKQIALEYLGLGDGVILYEKSLSYSHNGITYLAEYEHGEGSVGTLLVSVEKE from the coding sequence ATGAGCTTTTGGGATGGTATTTCTATTTTAGCATTTCTTATCACATTGGTTTTACTAATTATTGGAATCGTGTTTCTTTTTATGAAAAACGGAAAAGCAAACAAGATTTTTAAATTATTAGGTATTGTTTTTGCAGTAGCCATTGGAAGCCTTATTTTATCTGGTGATAATGGCTTTTGGTATTCTACTTTTATTTTAGCGTTCCTTGCTACTGTTATTTTACTGATTGTTGGGATTGTTTATCTTTTTATGAAAAATGGAAAAGCCAAGAAAGTGTTTAAGACATCGGGTATTGTTTTTGCGGTAACTATTGTGAGTTTTATTCTTACAATCGCATTTGCTGACAATACTGCAACTCAAACAGCTTCAAACACTACTCAAAAGGAAGAGCCAAATCAAGATGTGAAAGCAGAAGAAGCTAAGAAAGAAGCGGAAGCGAAGAAGGCAGAAGAAGCTAAGAAAGAAGCGGAAGCGAAGAAGGCAGAAGAAGCTAAGAAAGAAGCGGAAGCGAAGAAGAAAGCAGAGGAAGCTAAGAAAGAAGCGGAAGCGAAGAAGGCAGAAGAAGCTAAGAAAGAAGCGGAAGCGAAGAAGAAAGCAGAGGAAGCTAAGAAAGAAGCGGAAGCGAAGAAGAAAGCAGAGGAAGCCAAGAAAGAAGCGGAAGCAAAGAAGAAAGCAGAGGAAGCTGAGAAAATAAGTGAAGTAACTGAAAAAAATCAAACTATATTTGATAATGATTGGGAAACATTTAAGAGTAATTGGTACAATTCAATGAATAGTGTAGACGGAAACATAAGTGTTATTAGAGATTTGGAAGAAGAGCAAAGTGGTTTTAATATTCGTCATGATGGACAGCTTAGGAAGTCTTTATTTATTAGTGCAAATACAGATGAGAATACTGATAAAATAGTGTACGCAGTAGTAATAGGAGCTATAGTAGAAAACAATACGGATATAAATGGGTTAGTTCTATTAGCTTCTACAAACTTAATAAAAATTACCGACCCCTCCCTTACTCTTGAAAAAAGAAAACAAATTGCTTTAGAGTATCTAGGACTTGGTGACGGAGTAATATTATACGAAAAAAGCCTTTCTTATTCTCATAATGGTATTACTTACTTAGCTGAATACGAACATGGTGAAGGCAGTGTAGGAACTTTACTTGTATCAGTTGAGAAAGAATAA